The stretch of DNA CACACTCCGGCaggcggcatccatccaccacCACTCCGTCAAGTCACCTAAGCGAGAATGGCCgcccgcttcgccgccgccctcgtcgcAGTCCTCGCCCTCTTCGCCGCAGCCGCAACGGCGCAGGCCCCGGCCGCGACGCCCAAGAGCGCGCCGGCCCCGGCACCGCCCAAGATGGCcccgctgccgcggccgccgaccaAGTCCCCGGCGGCCTCCCCGCCTGCGCCGCCCATGGCGAGCCCGGTCTCCGCGCCCTCGGCCGCCGTCCCGGCCATGAGCCCGTtgggcgccggcgtcggcgacgc from Panicum virgatum strain AP13 chromosome 9K, P.virgatum_v5, whole genome shotgun sequence encodes:
- the LOC120647937 gene encoding classical arabinogalactan protein 4-like; this translates as MAARFAAALVAVLALFAAAATAQAPAATPKSAPAPAPPKMAPLPRPPTKSPAASPPAPPMASPVSAPSAAVPAMSPLGAGVGDALPPAGASVLTPAAAPATEKSTAASATAATSFVAVAGAVVAAVVF